The following proteins come from a genomic window of Gottfriedia acidiceleris:
- a CDS encoding diguanylate cyclase — protein MKKIQIVFITSVLSSFLFLSYLTYLVLVESARFRDWFNVDAQRIALYTTNHTELADLLRIYSNDVLKTRTDFTKKIDYLQYNPKTNTFHSDALINTPSEKTHGNITGYGHIYTSELKIRELNLADHLNPFFVSIYERFPNISWLYYTSESGFNNLYPFVPSKLYTFKKESLNNDYWKLGSFKQNKTRKPYWSTPYVDRAGKGMMATVSAPIDYKGNYIGSVSLDMTVHQLSAGLNKLYTSFLCDERGEIIATSKNKYLSSSRVTNISQFLGRSNDYQALRSKADNVPQFHHGLRFIKQSIPNANWTFYYFLTPSDYVELFGIKCFLVLIVLCMLVFVTFLFVKKQTAEQQLKSTVRTLESREKELETLTTTDPLTGILNRRGLDYALDVEINHAQISKQPITFILFDIDRFKTFNDTYGHEMGDYVLKESASLVASSIRKNDYIGRWGGEEFLIVLPNTPYEGGLKVAESLRQRIAAHEFSLEHKSILITMTFGVSRYDPTIGLSKSIHRADSAMYIGKERSRNCVVGEDELPKDEV, from the coding sequence ATGAAGAAAATCCAAATAGTTTTCATCACCAGTGTGCTCTCGTCTTTTCTTTTTTTATCATATCTTACGTATCTAGTACTAGTCGAATCCGCTCGTTTTCGTGATTGGTTTAATGTAGATGCGCAACGAATTGCTCTCTATACAACAAATCACACGGAATTAGCTGATCTCCTACGAATTTATTCCAATGATGTACTCAAAACCCGAACGGATTTCACAAAGAAAATTGATTATTTGCAATACAATCCAAAAACAAACACCTTTCATAGTGATGCCTTAATTAATACACCGAGTGAAAAAACTCACGGTAATATCACTGGGTATGGACACATTTATACCTCCGAATTAAAAATTCGAGAACTGAACTTGGCAGATCATTTAAATCCTTTTTTTGTATCGATCTATGAACGATTCCCAAACATCTCGTGGTTATACTACACAAGTGAAAGTGGATTTAATAATTTATACCCATTTGTTCCATCAAAATTGTACACATTCAAAAAAGAGTCATTAAATAATGATTATTGGAAACTAGGGAGCTTCAAACAAAATAAAACAAGAAAACCATATTGGAGTACTCCTTATGTCGATCGAGCAGGTAAAGGGATGATGGCTACAGTATCAGCACCTATTGATTACAAAGGAAACTATATTGGATCTGTTTCGCTTGATATGACCGTTCACCAATTAAGCGCTGGGTTAAATAAACTTTATACTAGTTTTTTATGTGATGAACGAGGTGAAATTATAGCGACCTCAAAGAATAAATACTTATCTTCATCCAGAGTCACCAACATCAGTCAATTTCTTGGTCGCTCAAATGATTATCAAGCGCTTCGCTCAAAAGCAGATAACGTACCTCAATTTCATCATGGTTTACGTTTTATCAAACAATCAATCCCAAATGCCAATTGGACATTTTATTACTTTTTAACGCCATCTGACTATGTGGAATTATTTGGAATAAAATGCTTCTTAGTTCTAATAGTACTTTGTATGCTTGTTTTTGTAACATTTCTGTTTGTTAAAAAGCAGACAGCTGAACAACAATTGAAGTCTACAGTTAGGACACTTGAATCAAGAGAGAAAGAGTTAGAAACCCTTACAACAACCGATCCGTTAACAGGAATCTTAAATCGTCGTGGTTTGGACTATGCACTTGATGTTGAAATCAATCATGCACAGATATCAAAGCAACCAATTACTTTTATCTTATTTGATATTGACCGTTTTAAAACGTTTAACGATACGTACGGCCATGAAATGGGTGATTATGTGTTAAAAGAAAGTGCGTCACTTGTCGCTAGTTCCATTCGAAAAAATGATTATATTGGCCGTTGGGGCGGTGAAGAGTTTTTAATTGTGTTACCGAATACACCTTACGAAGGTGGCTTAAAAGTTGCAGAATCGTTACGTCAACGAATCGCAGCACACGAATTTTCGTTAGAGCACAAAAGCATACTCATTACAATGACGTTTGGTGTCTCGCGATATGATCCAACAATTGGTTTATCTAAAAGCATTCACCGAGCTGATTCAGCAATGTATATAGGGAAAGAACGAAGTCGTAATTGCGTTGTAGGTGAAGATGAACTTCCAAAAGATGAAGTTTAA